TTTAAACTCATCATTTTTGGATTTCTGTTCTACATCTTCGGTAATCCGATTACGGCGATCCTGGTGCTGCTGCTCATCGTGTATGTGCTGGACCGCCGCTTCGTCGGGGTATTTCCCAGCGTGACAAAGCCAATTAAGCGCGCACGTAATATTTCCAAGCTGCGCAGACAGATTGCAGTTAGCCCCAGCGACGTTTCATCAAGGCACGAGCTTGCCAGATTGCTTCTGGAGCGACGTAAGTATGGGGAAGCCTTGAAGCTCCTTGAATCCATTGAATCCAGCTTGGAGGACTCCGCCGAGTTCTGGGACGATATCGGAAACGCACGGCTGCATACCGGCAGCATACCGCAAGGAGAGTCGGATATTATCCGGGCCCTGGAGATCAACCCGAGGGTCAAATACGGCC
This Paenibacillus sp. JZ16 DNA region includes the following protein-coding sequences:
- a CDS encoding tetratricopeptide repeat protein; protein product: MFKLIIFGFLFYIFGNPITAILVLLLIVYVLDRRFVGVFPSVTKPIKRARNISKLRRQIAVSPSDVSSRHELARLLLERRKYGEALKLLESIESSLEDSAEFWDDIGNARLHTGSIPQGESDIIRALEINPRVKYGRPYLRLADAFRDSDREKALHYLEQFHSIHSSSSEAFYLLGYMYQSLGRTEDAKKSYQESMDVYRSLPKYKKRQERKWAVRSFFRKLL